In Puntigrus tetrazona isolate hp1 chromosome 7, ASM1883169v1, whole genome shotgun sequence, the following are encoded in one genomic region:
- the LOC122348017 gene encoding SH3 domain and tetratricopeptide repeat-containing protein 1 isoform X1: MSAAVRRNSSKTGNGLESGPDGIREMRREPSAESTRNEFDKMMESSSRDFKTSRGSIKCTSGPPDDNIPTVLAMQLAMVEGPDRLPADEGTQEVLCRKLCVLEADLSGVVTLISELSAHFVSINSEEKTIFITFKTLEEIWKFSTYHKMGFLGQCMENLLMNQEFWLISLDQHSGIEISIKEETLNLMYRGFLMQEGSFFGCCTANQMFDSSTSGSDLYLEKGDIALFEPPFLGSGWTVLSLADGARGTKPKPALEPVIPFHEWFLKSCPESILVGGGKDTSDLPFQIAVGVCEATEEHDAGGPDELSFQAGERIIILGLLVAGFDWFMGKLERTGDIGLVKTNLVKTTSSFCESSDIFLKDEDRQIATLDQDKIKEETIALLKKTCQSDVATNYKLDLVKEIPGSVQNKTHQTELNNLKAKAQHILSETDESQRNDVSSVSITQQMKKEAEDTESSRETPRFSVRFEQDSTGADEHHELLSFLSSRDLQPEFLLLYRAYPEFLMSHFEGHSDEEEIVAYLGAVRELARKKRASWAQSRICFLLGQLCAGRSKFSQARVYFEEALNVPRDCFTDMFLLSAIYSNLAIIYLTQKNHEKCFSFSERWSALLMAVPDCLFGCEDPEVLKYVLKKAVLAKNQPAEARACFLLAKLHLKLKDGASAIPFIERLWILVDEVPEACDETLSQVFLVLARLYSDQRQPRLAESCAKRASLQVGATASHCLCSISLLLENASELYGVAIPTQVAPYLTRATALGPSSKEPVLGHIHALCLSWLFHIHSMPDRAVRYMSTVLDHGGMSSVGQSDTTAALLWLAWLYICDQQPGTALEVLDVVLSSLPEHCTTQLEGVVYNMRAISYRHSADIRQAAESYRAAIEICEEFEDRRNWAIALANFGFMCLQIKAKRLAEEYLTQSVELFSELEDEEHELSFILVLLELGKHFVSRGNHESGKIYYEWALLSAIFINHIDSQLQATRHLCELYEEVCPDEAQCIIYNEHQLNLLQRIGDKSSEGEILEKISQLYLNLATEKANRAALDYTKRSLAIFIDLGRKRKEAHAWLKAGKIYHILQQTELVDLYVQVAQDMALSTGDTLFTLEMLEAAGDVFFNSSQDREKAICFYRDRALPIAVKTSSVRSQLRLCNKLSELLLQLGQCSEAIEYAQTALDISLSLADGLNERVAFHRLATLYHCLGQFEMAEHHFLKALSLCPSPLQYDEEALYYVRVYKTLGDIVFYDVKDPFDAAGYYHLALAAAMDLGNKRSQLELCTQLATIYHNCLMDRELSLFFYQRARVFANDLHIRRINLAPDYSFSTTAQYKNKITGATR; encoded by the exons ATGTCCGCCGCGGTTCGTAGAAACTCGTCCAAAACCGGGAACGGCTTGGAGTCCGGTCCGGACGGAATTCGGGAGATGCGCCGAGAACCGTCCGCTGAGTCCACGCGCAATGAATTCGATAAGATGATGGAGTCTTCATCTAGAG actTTAAGACCTCAAGAGGAAGCATCAAATGTACTTCAGGACCTCCTGATGATAATATACCAACAG TATTGGCTATGCAGCTGGCTATGGTGGAGGGTCCGGATCGACTTCCTGCCGATGAGGGCACACAGGAAGTGCTTTGCAGGAAGCTTTGTGTGCTGGAAGCCGACCTCTCAGGGGTCGTGACCTTAATCTCT GAGCTGTCTGCTCATTTTGTGTCCATCAACAGTGAGGAAAAGACTATATTTATCACCTTTAAAACACTCGAAGAAATATGGAAGTTCAGCACATACCACAAAATGG GCTTCTTGGGTCAGTGTATGGAAAACCTTCTGATGAACCAGGAGTTCTGGTTAATCTCCCTTGATCAGCATTCGGGAATTGAGATCTCAATCAAAGAGGAGACACTAAATCTGATGTATAGAGGCTTTCTAATGCAAGAAG GGTCTTTCTTTGGATGCTGCACAGCAAATCAGATGTTTGATAGCTCTACGTCAGGTAGCGACCTTTATCTGGAGAAGGGGGATATCGCTTTGTTTGAGCCTCCATTCCTAGGATCGGGTTGGACAGTGCTGTCACTTGCAGATGGAGCTAGAGGAACCAAACCAAAACCGGCTCTGGAGCCGGTCATCCCCTTTCATGA GTGGTTTCTAAAGTCCTGCCCAGAGAGTATATTAGTGGGTGGTGGTAAGGACACAAGCGACCTTCCCTTCCAGATTg CAGTCGGGGTCTGTGAGGCCACAGAAGAGCATGATGCCGGTGGACCAGATGAACTGAGTTTCCAGGCTGGTGAACGAATCATCATCCTAGGCCTACTGGTGGCTGGTTTTGATTGGTTTATGGGAAAATTGGAGAGAACTGGGGATATCGGACTTGTCAAAACCAACCTGGTCAAAACGACGAGTTCATTTTGTGA ATCATCTGACATATTCTTGAAAGACGAGGACAGACAAATTGCTACCTTAGATCAGGACAAAATTAAAGAAGAAACTATTGCTTTATTGAAGAAAACATGCCAGTCTGATGTTGCCACGAACTACAAACTCG ATTTGGTGAAAGAAATTCCAGGTTCAGTTCAAA ACAAGACTCATCAGACAGAATTAAACAACCTGAAAGCGAAAGCCCAGCACATTTTGAGCGAGACAGATGAGTCTCAAAGAAATGATGTTTCTTCAGTCAGCATCACGCAGCAGATGAAGAAAGAAGCTGAAGATACAGAGTCGTCTCGGGAAACCCCTCGTTTCTCTGTGCGCTTTGAGCAGGACAGCACCGGTGCAGATGAACATCACGAGCTTCTTTCATTCTTGAGCAGCCGTGACCTCCAGCCGGAGTTCCTGCTTCTGTACAGGGCTTACCCAGAATTCCTCATGTCACATTTCGAGGGTCACTCTGATGAAGAGGAGATAGTGGCGTATTTAGGCGCTGTCCGAGAACTGGCGCGAAAGAAGCGTGCCTCGTGGGCTCAGAGCCGAATTTGTTTTCTTCTTGGACAGCTTTGTGCAGGAAGGTCAAAGTTCTCTCAAGCTCGGGTTTATTTCGAGGAAGCCTTGAATGTACCCAGGGACTGTTTCACAGACATGTTTCTGCTCTCTGCCATTTACTCCAACCTGGCAATCATCTACCTGACACAGAAGAACcatgaaaaatgtttcagtttttcGGAGCGCTGGTCCGCTTTGTTGATGGCTGTCCCGGATTGTTTGTTTGGCTGTGAGGATCCTGAGGtattaaaatatgtactaaAAAAAGCTGTGCTGGCTAAGAATCAGCCTGCTGAGGCACGGGCCTGCTTCCTCCTGGCGAAGCTCCACCTGAAGCTTAAAGACGGCGCCAGTGCAATCCCATTCATTGAAAGGCTTTGGATCCTTGTTGATGAAGTTCCCGAGGCATGTGACGAGACATTGAGCCAAGTTTTCCTGGTGTTAGCAAGACTCTACAGTGACCAGAGACAGCCACGCTTGGCTGAAAGCTGTGCAAAGCGAGCATCGCTTCAG GTAGGAGCCACTGCGTCACACTGTCTTTGTAGTATCTCTCTATTGTTGGAAAATGCATCAGAGCTGTATGGAGTGGCCATCCCAACACAAGTGGCTCCATACCTGACCCGTGCCACTGCTTTAGGGCCCTCCAGTAAGGAGCCTGTGCTGGGTCATATCCACGCTCTGTGTTTGTCCTGGCTTTTCCACATCCACAGCATGCCTGACAGAGCTGTTCGCTACATGTCCACTGTCCTCGACCACGGCGGCATGTCCAGTGTTGGCCAGTCAGACACTACAGCTGCTCTCCTGTGGTTGGCGTGGCTGTACATCTGCGACCAGCAACCCGGCACAGCCCTGGAAGTGCTAGACGTCGTGCTGTCATCGCTTCCCGAGCACTGTACTACTCAGCTGGAAGGAGTGGTTTACAACATGCGGGCCATTTCATACAGACATTCAGCGGACATCCGACAGGCCGCTGAGAGCTACCGGGCTGCAATTGAGATATGCGAGGAGTTTGAGGATAGACGCAACTGGGCCATAGCACTGGCCAACTTTGGATTCATGTGTTTGCAAATCAAGGCGAAACGACTGGCAGAGGAATACCTCACTCAGTCAGTGGAGCTGTTCTCCGAGCTCGAGGACGAAGAGCATGAactcagttttattttagtgcttctggAGTTGGGGAAACACTTCGTTTCCCGAGGAAACCATGAGAGTGGCAAGATATACTACGAATGGGCCTTACTGAGTGCCATATTTATCAATCACATTGATA GCCAGCTGCAGGCCACACGTCACCTGTGTGAGCTTTATGAGGAGGTGTGTCCGGATGAAGCCCAGTGTATCATCTACAACGAGCACCAGCTGAACCTTCTTCAGCGGATAGGAGACAAGAGCTCAGAGGGAGAGATACTGGAGAAGATCAGCCAGCTGTACCTGAACCTGGCTACCGAGAA AGCCAATAGAGCTGCTTTAGATTACACCAAACGAAGCCTGGCCATCTTCATCGACTTGGGCAGAAAACGCAAGGAGGCTCATGCCTGGTTAAAGGCTGGAAAGATTTACCATATCCTGCAACAGACAGAGCTAGTGGACCTCTACGTGCAG GTAGCCCAGGACATGGCTTTGAGCACAGGAGACACGCTCTTCACCCTGGAGATGTTGGAGGCAGCTGGAGATGTGTTCTTCAACAGTTCACAGGACAGGGAGAAAGCCATCTGCTTTTACAGG GACCGAGCCCTTCCCATCGCGGTGAAGACGAGCAGCGTGCGCTCTCAGCTCAGACTGTGTAATAAACTTTCAGAGCTCCTGCTGCAGCTGGGACAGTGTTCAGAGGCCATCGAGTACGCTCAAACTGCACTAGACATTAGCTTGAGTCTGG CTGACGGGTTAAATGAGCGGGTGGCCTTCCATCGACTCGCCACACTGTATCATTGTCTGGGTCAGTTTGAAATGGCAGAGCACCACTTTTTGAAAGCCCTGTCCCTGTGCCCCTCACCCCTGCAGTACGACGAGGAAGCCCTGTACTACGTCAGGGTTTACAAAACGCTTGGAGACATCGTCTTCTATGATGTGAAG GACCCATTCGATGCCGCTGGCTATTATCACTTGGCTCTGGCTGCTGCTATGGATCTGGGCAACAAGAGGTCTCAGCTAGAGCTGTGCACTCAGTTGGCCACCATCTATCACAACTGTCTCATGGACCGCGAACTCTCGCTGTTTTTCTACCAGCGAGCGAGAGTTTTTGCTAACGATCTCCACATTCGCCGTATCAACCTGGCACCAGACTACAGCTTCAGCACCACAGCccagtacaaaaacaaaataactggGGCAACAAGATAG
- the LOC122348018 gene encoding gametocyte-specific factor 1 yields the protein MPKKGSDSTPGLTAPRWEEVQDFCNPDKLLLCPYDPHHLIRACRFPYHLIKCRKNHPELIGELWTCPFNARHLMKKHELSHHISTCVDKCSVNVTCVASDKTDGKFQIPVSTWTAPVCDEDWDEEVDKHVTSVPSFVVDASKPLRENPSTSSNVIAGLRAPRVLPWMSSCTGFF from the exons ATGCCGAAGAAAGGCAGCGACTCGACGCCGGGTTTAACAGCTCCACGATGGGAAGAAGTTCAAG ATTTCTGCAACCCTGACAAACTGTTGTTGTGCCCATATGACCCTCATCATCTGATCCGGGCCTGTCGGTTCCCATACCATCTCATCAAATGCAGGAAG AATCATCCTGAATTGATTGGCGAGTTATGGACTTGTCCGTTCAATGCACGCCACTTGATGAAGAAACACGAGCTGTCCCATCACATCTCGACCTGTGTGGACAAGTGCTCTGTTAATGTTACCTGCG TGGCCAGTGACAAGACTGATGGCAAGTTTCAAATCCCGGTGAGCACCTGGACTGCGCCTGTTTGTGATGAAGATTGGGATGAAG AGGTGGACAAGCATGTAACGTCAGTGCCATCTTTTGTCGTGGATGCGTCCAAACCTCTCAG GGAAAACCCCAGCACTTCCAGCAATGTGATTGCCGGTCTCCGAGCACCACGGGTTCTTCCCTGGATGAGCAGCTGTACAGgttttttttag
- the htra3b gene encoding serine protease HTRA3, translating to MQVALLVSVVFIIVKAALADTKLKCPERCDVSKCPSPSCPSGYVPDRCNCCLVCAQGEGEACGRKDDLPCGDGLECKHPSGKRLSKGVCQCRYSSKVCGSDGNTYGNICQLKAVSRKALQQGLPAVTNQHKGPCESNQGPTHPSSPRYKFNFIADVVEKIAPAVVHIELFLNHPLFGRTVPLSSGSGFVMSETGLIVTNAHVVSSTTPVSGHQRLKVQMRGGDVYEATIKDIDKKSDIATIKINTQKKLPVLLLGHSADLRPGEFVVAIGSPFALQNTVTTGIVSTAQRDGKELGLRDSDMDYIQTDAIINYGNSGGPLVNLDGEVIGINTLKVAAGISFAIPSDRITRFLNDSLGKQNKEPRSVKKRFIGIRMLTITETLVEELRQQNPDFPDVSSGIYVHEVVPHSPAQKGGIRDGDIIVKLNGEPLMNTSDLKEALNQDTTLLLEVRRGNDDLLFNIEPDVIMQ from the exons atgcAGGTCGCTCTGTTGGTCTCCGTGGTTTTTATTATCGTCAAAGCTGCTCTCGCGGACACCAAACTGAAGTGTCCGGAGCGCTGCGACGTGAGTAAGTGCCCGAGCCCGAGCTGCCCCAGCGGCTACGTGCCCGACCGCTGTAACTGCTGCCTGGTGTGCGCGCAGGGAGAGGGAGAGGCGTGCGGACGCAAGGACGATCTGCCCTGCGGGGACGGCCTGGAGTGCAAGCACCCGTCTGGAAAGAGGCTGTCGAAGGGCGTGTGTCAGTGCAGGTACAGCAGTAAAGTGTGCGGCAGCGACGGGAACACGTACGGTAACATCTGCCAGCTGAAGGCCGTGAGCAGGAAAGCGCTGCAGCAGGGTCTGCCCGCGGTCACCAACCAGCACAAAGGACCCTGCGAGAGCAATCAAG GTCCTACACACCCCAGCAGCCCAAGGTACAAATTCAACTTCATTGCTGACGTGGTGGAGAAGATCGCCCCTGCTGTGGTGCACATCGAGCTGTTCTTGAA CCACCCCCTCTTTGGCCGGACGGTTCCCCTGTCAAGTGGTTCTGGTTTTGTAATGTCAGAGACCGGACTGATCGTGACTAATGCTCACGTGGTGTCCAGCACCACACCTGTTTCCGGTCATCAGCGGCTCAAAGTCCAGATGCGCGGTGGAGACGTGTACGAGGCCACTATCAAAGACATCGACAAGAAGTCTGACATCGCCACCATCAAAATCAACACGcag AAAAAGTTGCCTGTTTTACTGCTGGGTCACTCGGCGGACCTGCGGCCGGGTGAGTTTGTGGTTGCTATCGGCAGCCCGTTTGCCCTGCAGAACACAGTGACGACAGGAATAGTCAGCACCGCTCAGAGAGATGGGAAAGAACTGGGTCTCCGTGACTCAGACATGGACTACATCCAGACTGACGCCATCATCAAC tACGGGAACTCAGGTGGACCGCTCGTTAATTTg GATGGGGAGGTGATCGGAATCAACACCCTGAAAGTAGCTGCTGGAATCTCCTTTGCCATTCCTTCAGACAGAATTACTCGCTTCTTGAATGATTCATTGGGAAAGCAGAACAAAG AGCCAAGATCAGTGAAGAAGCGTTTCATTGGAATCCGAATGCTCACCATCACAGAAAC ACTGGTGGAAGAGCTGAGGCAGCAGAATCCTGATTTTCCCGATGTCAGCAGCGGGATCTACGTCCACGAGGTGGTTCCTCACTCCCCTGCTCAGAA AGGGGGCATCAGAGACGGTGACATCATCGTCAAGTTAAACGGAGAGCCCCTGATGAACACCAGTGACCTGAAGGAAGCGCTCAACCAGGACACGACTCTGCTGCTGGAGGTGCGCAGAGGCAACGACGACCTGCTCTTCAACATCGAGCCTGACGTCATCATGCAGTGA
- the LOC122348017 gene encoding SH3 domain and tetratricopeptide repeat-containing protein 1 isoform X2, translating to MSAAVRRNSSKTGNGLESGPDGIREMRREPSAESTRNEFDKMMESSSRDFKTSRGSIKCTSGPPDDNIPTVLAMQLAMVEGPDRLPADEGTQEVLCRKLCVLEADLSGVVTLISELSAHFVSINSEEKTIFITFKTLEEIWKFSTYHKMGFLGQCMENLLMNQEFWLISLDQHSGIEISIKEETLNLMYRGFLMQEGSFFGCCTANQMFDSSTSGSDLYLEKGDIALFEPPFLGSGWTVLSLADGARGTKPKPALEPVIPFHEWFLKSCPESILVGGGKDTSDLPFQIVGVCEATEEHDAGGPDELSFQAGERIIILGLLVAGFDWFMGKLERTGDIGLVKTNLVKTTSSFCESSDIFLKDEDRQIATLDQDKIKEETIALLKKTCQSDVATNYKLDLVKEIPGSVQNKTHQTELNNLKAKAQHILSETDESQRNDVSSVSITQQMKKEAEDTESSRETPRFSVRFEQDSTGADEHHELLSFLSSRDLQPEFLLLYRAYPEFLMSHFEGHSDEEEIVAYLGAVRELARKKRASWAQSRICFLLGQLCAGRSKFSQARVYFEEALNVPRDCFTDMFLLSAIYSNLAIIYLTQKNHEKCFSFSERWSALLMAVPDCLFGCEDPEVLKYVLKKAVLAKNQPAEARACFLLAKLHLKLKDGASAIPFIERLWILVDEVPEACDETLSQVFLVLARLYSDQRQPRLAESCAKRASLQVGATASHCLCSISLLLENASELYGVAIPTQVAPYLTRATALGPSSKEPVLGHIHALCLSWLFHIHSMPDRAVRYMSTVLDHGGMSSVGQSDTTAALLWLAWLYICDQQPGTALEVLDVVLSSLPEHCTTQLEGVVYNMRAISYRHSADIRQAAESYRAAIEICEEFEDRRNWAIALANFGFMCLQIKAKRLAEEYLTQSVELFSELEDEEHELSFILVLLELGKHFVSRGNHESGKIYYEWALLSAIFINHIDSQLQATRHLCELYEEVCPDEAQCIIYNEHQLNLLQRIGDKSSEGEILEKISQLYLNLATEKANRAALDYTKRSLAIFIDLGRKRKEAHAWLKAGKIYHILQQTELVDLYVQVAQDMALSTGDTLFTLEMLEAAGDVFFNSSQDREKAICFYRDRALPIAVKTSSVRSQLRLCNKLSELLLQLGQCSEAIEYAQTALDISLSLADGLNERVAFHRLATLYHCLGQFEMAEHHFLKALSLCPSPLQYDEEALYYVRVYKTLGDIVFYDVKDPFDAAGYYHLALAAAMDLGNKRSQLELCTQLATIYHNCLMDRELSLFFYQRARVFANDLHIRRINLAPDYSFSTTAQYKNKITGATR from the exons ATGTCCGCCGCGGTTCGTAGAAACTCGTCCAAAACCGGGAACGGCTTGGAGTCCGGTCCGGACGGAATTCGGGAGATGCGCCGAGAACCGTCCGCTGAGTCCACGCGCAATGAATTCGATAAGATGATGGAGTCTTCATCTAGAG actTTAAGACCTCAAGAGGAAGCATCAAATGTACTTCAGGACCTCCTGATGATAATATACCAACAG TATTGGCTATGCAGCTGGCTATGGTGGAGGGTCCGGATCGACTTCCTGCCGATGAGGGCACACAGGAAGTGCTTTGCAGGAAGCTTTGTGTGCTGGAAGCCGACCTCTCAGGGGTCGTGACCTTAATCTCT GAGCTGTCTGCTCATTTTGTGTCCATCAACAGTGAGGAAAAGACTATATTTATCACCTTTAAAACACTCGAAGAAATATGGAAGTTCAGCACATACCACAAAATGG GCTTCTTGGGTCAGTGTATGGAAAACCTTCTGATGAACCAGGAGTTCTGGTTAATCTCCCTTGATCAGCATTCGGGAATTGAGATCTCAATCAAAGAGGAGACACTAAATCTGATGTATAGAGGCTTTCTAATGCAAGAAG GGTCTTTCTTTGGATGCTGCACAGCAAATCAGATGTTTGATAGCTCTACGTCAGGTAGCGACCTTTATCTGGAGAAGGGGGATATCGCTTTGTTTGAGCCTCCATTCCTAGGATCGGGTTGGACAGTGCTGTCACTTGCAGATGGAGCTAGAGGAACCAAACCAAAACCGGCTCTGGAGCCGGTCATCCCCTTTCATGA GTGGTTTCTAAAGTCCTGCCCAGAGAGTATATTAGTGGGTGGTGGTAAGGACACAAGCGACCTTCCCTTCCAGATTg TCGGGGTCTGTGAGGCCACAGAAGAGCATGATGCCGGTGGACCAGATGAACTGAGTTTCCAGGCTGGTGAACGAATCATCATCCTAGGCCTACTGGTGGCTGGTTTTGATTGGTTTATGGGAAAATTGGAGAGAACTGGGGATATCGGACTTGTCAAAACCAACCTGGTCAAAACGACGAGTTCATTTTGTGA ATCATCTGACATATTCTTGAAAGACGAGGACAGACAAATTGCTACCTTAGATCAGGACAAAATTAAAGAAGAAACTATTGCTTTATTGAAGAAAACATGCCAGTCTGATGTTGCCACGAACTACAAACTCG ATTTGGTGAAAGAAATTCCAGGTTCAGTTCAAA ACAAGACTCATCAGACAGAATTAAACAACCTGAAAGCGAAAGCCCAGCACATTTTGAGCGAGACAGATGAGTCTCAAAGAAATGATGTTTCTTCAGTCAGCATCACGCAGCAGATGAAGAAAGAAGCTGAAGATACAGAGTCGTCTCGGGAAACCCCTCGTTTCTCTGTGCGCTTTGAGCAGGACAGCACCGGTGCAGATGAACATCACGAGCTTCTTTCATTCTTGAGCAGCCGTGACCTCCAGCCGGAGTTCCTGCTTCTGTACAGGGCTTACCCAGAATTCCTCATGTCACATTTCGAGGGTCACTCTGATGAAGAGGAGATAGTGGCGTATTTAGGCGCTGTCCGAGAACTGGCGCGAAAGAAGCGTGCCTCGTGGGCTCAGAGCCGAATTTGTTTTCTTCTTGGACAGCTTTGTGCAGGAAGGTCAAAGTTCTCTCAAGCTCGGGTTTATTTCGAGGAAGCCTTGAATGTACCCAGGGACTGTTTCACAGACATGTTTCTGCTCTCTGCCATTTACTCCAACCTGGCAATCATCTACCTGACACAGAAGAACcatgaaaaatgtttcagtttttcGGAGCGCTGGTCCGCTTTGTTGATGGCTGTCCCGGATTGTTTGTTTGGCTGTGAGGATCCTGAGGtattaaaatatgtactaaAAAAAGCTGTGCTGGCTAAGAATCAGCCTGCTGAGGCACGGGCCTGCTTCCTCCTGGCGAAGCTCCACCTGAAGCTTAAAGACGGCGCCAGTGCAATCCCATTCATTGAAAGGCTTTGGATCCTTGTTGATGAAGTTCCCGAGGCATGTGACGAGACATTGAGCCAAGTTTTCCTGGTGTTAGCAAGACTCTACAGTGACCAGAGACAGCCACGCTTGGCTGAAAGCTGTGCAAAGCGAGCATCGCTTCAG GTAGGAGCCACTGCGTCACACTGTCTTTGTAGTATCTCTCTATTGTTGGAAAATGCATCAGAGCTGTATGGAGTGGCCATCCCAACACAAGTGGCTCCATACCTGACCCGTGCCACTGCTTTAGGGCCCTCCAGTAAGGAGCCTGTGCTGGGTCATATCCACGCTCTGTGTTTGTCCTGGCTTTTCCACATCCACAGCATGCCTGACAGAGCTGTTCGCTACATGTCCACTGTCCTCGACCACGGCGGCATGTCCAGTGTTGGCCAGTCAGACACTACAGCTGCTCTCCTGTGGTTGGCGTGGCTGTACATCTGCGACCAGCAACCCGGCACAGCCCTGGAAGTGCTAGACGTCGTGCTGTCATCGCTTCCCGAGCACTGTACTACTCAGCTGGAAGGAGTGGTTTACAACATGCGGGCCATTTCATACAGACATTCAGCGGACATCCGACAGGCCGCTGAGAGCTACCGGGCTGCAATTGAGATATGCGAGGAGTTTGAGGATAGACGCAACTGGGCCATAGCACTGGCCAACTTTGGATTCATGTGTTTGCAAATCAAGGCGAAACGACTGGCAGAGGAATACCTCACTCAGTCAGTGGAGCTGTTCTCCGAGCTCGAGGACGAAGAGCATGAactcagttttattttagtgcttctggAGTTGGGGAAACACTTCGTTTCCCGAGGAAACCATGAGAGTGGCAAGATATACTACGAATGGGCCTTACTGAGTGCCATATTTATCAATCACATTGATA GCCAGCTGCAGGCCACACGTCACCTGTGTGAGCTTTATGAGGAGGTGTGTCCGGATGAAGCCCAGTGTATCATCTACAACGAGCACCAGCTGAACCTTCTTCAGCGGATAGGAGACAAGAGCTCAGAGGGAGAGATACTGGAGAAGATCAGCCAGCTGTACCTGAACCTGGCTACCGAGAA AGCCAATAGAGCTGCTTTAGATTACACCAAACGAAGCCTGGCCATCTTCATCGACTTGGGCAGAAAACGCAAGGAGGCTCATGCCTGGTTAAAGGCTGGAAAGATTTACCATATCCTGCAACAGACAGAGCTAGTGGACCTCTACGTGCAG GTAGCCCAGGACATGGCTTTGAGCACAGGAGACACGCTCTTCACCCTGGAGATGTTGGAGGCAGCTGGAGATGTGTTCTTCAACAGTTCACAGGACAGGGAGAAAGCCATCTGCTTTTACAGG GACCGAGCCCTTCCCATCGCGGTGAAGACGAGCAGCGTGCGCTCTCAGCTCAGACTGTGTAATAAACTTTCAGAGCTCCTGCTGCAGCTGGGACAGTGTTCAGAGGCCATCGAGTACGCTCAAACTGCACTAGACATTAGCTTGAGTCTGG CTGACGGGTTAAATGAGCGGGTGGCCTTCCATCGACTCGCCACACTGTATCATTGTCTGGGTCAGTTTGAAATGGCAGAGCACCACTTTTTGAAAGCCCTGTCCCTGTGCCCCTCACCCCTGCAGTACGACGAGGAAGCCCTGTACTACGTCAGGGTTTACAAAACGCTTGGAGACATCGTCTTCTATGATGTGAAG GACCCATTCGATGCCGCTGGCTATTATCACTTGGCTCTGGCTGCTGCTATGGATCTGGGCAACAAGAGGTCTCAGCTAGAGCTGTGCACTCAGTTGGCCACCATCTATCACAACTGTCTCATGGACCGCGAACTCTCGCTGTTTTTCTACCAGCGAGCGAGAGTTTTTGCTAACGATCTCCACATTCGCCGTATCAACCTGGCACCAGACTACAGCTTCAGCACCACAGCccagtacaaaaacaaaataactggGGCAACAAGATAG